A single region of the Streptomyces sp. NBC_01262 genome encodes:
- a CDS encoding SDR family oxidoreductase, whose product MSGIELDQNENQDLVGQTVVVIGASSGIGLETARQVRAAGGQVVMVARDPQRLERAAAKVGPRSTAALDATDTNRLQQFFSDLPHVVDHVISTAGGPLYAPLADMDLAETSRHFGERLAMTLGIAKYSRGRVRDAGTLLFIGGTGGRRPGVGRAVTSALTVALPALTANLALELAPIRVNLIAAGFVDTPLSASLLGDQIDARREELRSSLPIRRVVGPEDVAALALHIMRNEALTGATYDIDGGQQLLSSS is encoded by the coding sequence ATGAGCGGAATTGAGCTGGACCAAAACGAGAACCAGGACCTGGTCGGCCAGACCGTCGTCGTGATCGGCGCGAGCTCGGGAATCGGACTCGAAACCGCACGTCAAGTCCGCGCCGCAGGCGGCCAGGTGGTCATGGTGGCACGAGATCCTCAGCGGCTGGAGCGAGCGGCTGCGAAGGTCGGGCCGCGGAGCACGGCGGCCCTCGACGCCACTGACACGAACCGGCTCCAGCAGTTCTTCTCCGACCTGCCCCACGTGGTCGACCACGTCATATCGACAGCCGGCGGCCCGTTGTACGCGCCCCTGGCCGACATGGACCTGGCGGAGACCAGCCGGCACTTCGGCGAGCGCCTCGCCATGACGCTCGGGATAGCCAAGTACAGCCGGGGCAGAGTCCGGGATGCGGGAACGCTGTTGTTCATCGGTGGCACGGGCGGTCGCCGCCCCGGCGTCGGCAGGGCCGTAACCTCGGCGCTCACCGTGGCACTTCCCGCCCTCACGGCGAACCTGGCCCTCGAACTGGCCCCGATCCGGGTGAACCTCATCGCCGCAGGATTCGTCGACACGCCGTTGTCGGCCTCACTCCTGGGCGATCAGATCGACGCACGGCGTGAAGAGCTCCGCTCCTCGCTCCCCATCCGACGGGTCGTCGGCCCGGAGGACGTCGCCGCTCTGGCCCTGCACATCATGCGCAATGAAGCGTTGACGGGCGCGACGTACGACATTGACGGCGGTCAGCAGCTGCTGTCCTCATCGTGA